AAGCAGGATAGCAATATTTTCCCAATCTACAGAATCACTGAGTCCCTGGAGTAAATCACTACCCTTCGCTTGTAAGTAATGGCGAACACTTTCGCGGGTAGTTTTGCGGAGTTGGCGAACTGTGCTGATGGGGAGGTTTTGCAGGGAGATACTTTGGAGAAATTGCCTGAGGCGATCGCTCATACGTAAATCTTGAATTAACTCGCCAATTCGAGAGTTACTAATTTCCTTCTCATCCAAGCAATAAGTTCGTAAACGGGCAAGGGTATTACGTAAACCAAACAAATTTGCCACAACCCAGTAAGTACCGCTAGTTTTTTCGCGGAAGGTTTCATCAATAGTTTGGATAGTGCGATCGCTCAAAAAGTCAATAATTGCCAGACGAATCACATCCGGTGGCAGCACTACTTCAATAAACCAATCAGCCAGACGAGTTGCCTGTTCTTCGTTCAGTTGAAACTCTAATAATACCTGGTCAAAAATTTGGTTAATTTGGACTTCTAAAAAATCTTCCTGTCGTGCCAATACCTTCAGCAGACGAGGTAAAGACTCACCCAGTAAATCCCGCAAAATCCCAGCAATAATTTTTGCCGTTTTCTGTTCCCGATCCGATTTTATCTGGTCAAGAGCCATCTGCAACAGCCAGAGAATCGCCCCTTGTACCCGTTCAGTTTCTAGAAGTCTCCTAGCCAGGTTTTGTAATTCCTCTGGTGTCAGCAAAGAACCCATAATCGTATCAGAGATATTCTTTGCCAGACGTTCTTGATTTGCAGGAATCAAACCAGGAGTAAAGGGAATTCGTCGTCCACCGATGTAGAGAGCGCGGTAAGGACGAAACAGCATCTTGATGGCTATATCATTAGTGAAATAGCCAATAACACCACCCAAAATTGGGGGAGAAACATAAAGCCACAGATGAGACCAATCCACATTCATTGAGTCATTAGTCATTAGTTATCAGTCATCAGTCATTAGCTAATCACCCATAACTAATAACTAATAACTATTAAGCCTTTGTAAGTACCAGCACTCCCATCATACCGTTCGCAATGGGGTAGTGTGTGGCTTGGGCAAAACCAATTTCTTGGGCAATTTGCACTTGCTCACCCCCACTAGGGAAACGGTCTAAACTGGGGGAAATATAAGCGTATTCTGCCTTTAAACCCATTTGCTCGGCAATCGGTACTACCAATTTATCTAAATACCATTGTTGAAAGGTACTAGCTAAAGGGTTGTTGGGACGATGAAAATCTAGAATAGCGGCTTTTGCTCCTGGTTTCAGTACTCTATACAACTCTTGTAAACTTCGGGGGATATTGGTGACGTTGCGTAAACCATAACCCATGGTTGCTCCATCGAAATAATTATCCTCAAAGGGTAAATCTAAAACGTCTCCTTCTACCCAAGTAATGGGAGATAAACCAGACATTTGCCGACTTCGTTCCCTAGCCACTGCTAGGAGTTGGCAGGAAAAATCAACACCATAGACATGACCTTGTTTACCTGCCCGACGAGCTAATCTCAGGGTAATGTCACCGCTACCGCAACACAAATCCAGACAAGTATCACCTGGTTGGACATTGCTCCACTTGACTGTCATTTCCTTCCAGACACGATGCATTCCCAAGCTTAACCAATCATTCAATTGGTCATAAACAGGGGCAATGCGGTCAAAGATATCACGAATTTCCTGAGTCATCGGTCAATAGTCAATAGTCCACAGTTCCATGGTCAGGAGTCATGGGAAATTAGTCAATAACGGGGAACCAGAAATTTTAGGAATTTTATTTCTATGAGCTCTGGGAAAACCTGCTGCAATTAATTCTTTTTGCTGCTGATGCACTGAATATTTTCATAGCTGGTGCTTCAAAATTACTCATTTCTGAGTGATGAATACTACCCATTCACCACCGAGAAAATGCAGAAAATCTTCTTCTCTAGCCTATCTTGTGATGGATTTGTTGACTACTGACCTTTGAGCTTGACTAGAGACTATGACAAATCACTCCCAATAACTGAGCTGATAGATGCATCAGTTTAAGTTCATCTTCTCGTAAGGTATGGGGTTTATGCCACTGCAAAGAGATAACGGCTAAAACTTTACCTAAATAAGTTACAGGAATAATTACATGAGCTTCCACACCGTTCTCAGGGTAGTAGGTTGCCTGTGTCAGCCTTGCATCCTTAGGTATATTCAAAGAAAGCTGTAATTCCTGGGTGGCGATCGCCTCACTGGTGAGAAAATCTTGATTTAACCAGTTGACAATTTGACCACTTGTACCGTAAGAAGCTTGCTGTTCTGCCAAAGAATTACCTGTAACTAACTGCAAGATACAGCCATTAGCGGTAAAACTTTCACCAAAGCTGGTAGCCAAACTTTGGAGAGTCTTATCCACACTACCTGCTTGTTGGGCAACTTGCACTAAAGATGATACCAACGCCATTTGAGCATTGGCACGTCTTAATTCTTCGGTACGTTGATTCAGTAAATCATAGGTTTCTGCGGCTCGCTGCACAACTGCTTTGAGTTCGCCAGGGTCCCAGGGCTTGGTAATATACTTATAAACCTGACCAGCATTGATTGCCTCAACCAAATCTTCAATATCTGTAAATCCCGTGAGGATTATTCTCACAGTATTTGGGAACTGGGGTACAGTCTTACTGAGAAACTCCGTCCCTTTCATTTCTGGCATCCGTTGGTCGGAGATAATTACCGCTACTTCCCCTTCATCAGCCAAAACTTGTAGAGCACTAATACCACTATCGGCTTTCAATACCTGGAAATCTCTACGAAAAGTTCGATATAGAAGGTCAAGATTATCCGGTTCATCATCCACTACCAGAATTTTTTGCTTTTTTGGCTTCTCTATGGTCATTAATTGATACCTGATTTTATCAAATGCAGATTCAGCATTATCCAGACGATAATGCCTTAAATGTTATTCTTATTGTTATATTCCATACCAGGCATAATTGAAAATATCCCTAAAAATCTATACTAACATTGATGTATTTTAAGATTATTTTAGGATTTGCTTAACCTGAATAAAACTCATGCGTCCTAAGTATTAGCACGCATTTAATTATATATTTAGTATTTTTACATACTATATTTAAATGCTGTGCATAAGGAAAGTAGAAGTAAAAAATCAAGTATGTATGTGACAAGAATTACTAAAGTTGAGACTGGAAGCTTTTATTTGCCCGGACTGGGGATGTTGTGTCAAAGCAACACGATTTCCTATAAGCTTTTAGATACAAGCTTGAGATGAGTTTGAACCTGGTGTCTTAGGGCAGTCAGGAAAGCAAAAATCTCCTTGTCTGTGATTGCTGGGTTATTCTTCCTTCCCTAACTGGCGTACTTCCTCAATAATTTCAACTACTATGACTGACTTACCACTGAACCCAGAGAATTCCTACGCGGAAATGGCAGAGGAGTTACTACGAAAATTGCGGCAAAAGCAAGGTAATTGGGTAGAGTGGGGACAGGCTTGTAGTTACTTACAAAAAGCCGGTTACAATCCCCAAGCAATTTTTGAATCTACAGGGTTTGAGCCAATTCAGCAGAACCAGGTAATTGTTGGCTCTCAGGTTTATCATTCCATCGAAAAAGCTGGAGCTTCGGAAGCTGTGCGATCGCACTATTCCCAAAGAGGTAGTGATATTCTCTATGAATTACGCTTACTCACCCAGGAAGAACGAGCCGCAGCCGCAGAGTTAACCTTTACCCACAAGCTTGATTGTGATGAAGCGCGGGAAATTGCCAGAGCAATTAAAGATTTTTCCCGATTCCGTAACCCCCCAGAGGGTTTTTCTCGCCACCCAGGGGATGCTGTCGCCTACCAATCTTGGAAACTAGCTCGACAAAATTCTGATTTACAAGTGCGATCGCGGCTGATTGCCAAGGGCTTAAAATTTGCTCACACCCCTACAGCCAGAAAGCAAATTGAACAATTACTCACAGATTTCACCGTTGAATCCCAAAAACCAGCCCCGACTATTCCTTTTTATCGCCTAGAGTCTGTCTCGGAATTACCGCGAATTCTTCCCGTTGTCGGAGAAATGCCACTACAAACCTCAGACTTGCAAGCAGTTCCCTTGGTGGAGGAAATGGGGGCTTTCCGCATAGTCAAGTTTGCAGGAGAGCAGGCTTGGGTTCCTCTCCCTGGCTGGCAGGTTGTTCTGGCTGCCCAAGACCCAGTAGTGATTATTTCTAGTAGCGATCGCCTACCCAACCCTAACTACTTACCTACAGAGTCCATCCTAGTCCTGTGCGATCGCGCTCAACGAGAATGGGATGCTGACAGTTATTTCGTTGTTGACCAAGGCGGAGAACTTGACTTTCAATGGTTTGACAGCCCCCCAGAAATCAAAATTCTCGGACGTATTGTTGTTGCTATCCGTCCCAAGAAAATTCTTGATGAAGAATTCAGTAAAGATTCTTGGCAGTATGAAGAGTAAATAACTAAATA
The Calothrix sp. 336/3 DNA segment above includes these coding regions:
- a CDS encoding DUF445 domain-containing protein, which translates into the protein MNVDWSHLWLYVSPPILGGVIGYFTNDIAIKMLFRPYRALYIGGRRIPFTPGLIPANQERLAKNISDTIMGSLLTPEELQNLARRLLETERVQGAILWLLQMALDQIKSDREQKTAKIIAGILRDLLGESLPRLLKVLARQEDFLEVQINQIFDQVLLEFQLNEEQATRLADWFIEVVLPPDVIRLAIIDFLSDRTIQTIDETFREKTSGTYWVVANLFGLRNTLARLRTYCLDEKEISNSRIGELIQDLRMSDRLRQFLQSISLQNLPISTVRQLRKTTRESVRHYLQAKGSDLLQGLSDSVDWENIAILLVNRLSTSPIVTASLEVVSTELALILERYLERDLEKIVAQTIPILNIDQVIVDRVKSTSPADLEAAIEGIVKNELQAIVTLGGILGFVVGLLQVGFLYFSRQ
- the ubiE gene encoding bifunctional demethylmenaquinone methyltransferase/2-methoxy-6-polyprenyl-1,4-benzoquinol methylase UbiE; the protein is MTQEIRDIFDRIAPVYDQLNDWLSLGMHRVWKEMTVKWSNVQPGDTCLDLCCGSGDITLRLARRAGKQGHVYGVDFSCQLLAVARERSRQMSGLSPITWVEGDVLDLPFEDNYFDGATMGYGLRNVTNIPRSLQELYRVLKPGAKAAILDFHRPNNPLASTFQQWYLDKLVVPIAEQMGLKAEYAYISPSLDRFPSGGEQVQIAQEIGFAQATHYPIANGMMGVLVLTKA
- a CDS encoding response regulator; amino-acid sequence: MTIEKPKKQKILVVDDEPDNLDLLYRTFRRDFQVLKADSGISALQVLADEGEVAVIISDQRMPEMKGTEFLSKTVPQFPNTVRIILTGFTDIEDLVEAINAGQVYKYITKPWDPGELKAVVQRAAETYDLLNQRTEELRRANAQMALVSSLVQVAQQAGSVDKTLQSLATSFGESFTANGCILQLVTGNSLAEQQASYGTSGQIVNWLNQDFLTSEAIATQELQLSLNIPKDARLTQATYYPENGVEAHVIIPVTYLGKVLAVISLQWHKPHTLREDELKLMHLSAQLLGVICHSL
- a CDS encoding RuBisCO accumulation factor 1 translates to MTDLPLNPENSYAEMAEELLRKLRQKQGNWVEWGQACSYLQKAGYNPQAIFESTGFEPIQQNQVIVGSQVYHSIEKAGASEAVRSHYSQRGSDILYELRLLTQEERAAAAELTFTHKLDCDEAREIARAIKDFSRFRNPPEGFSRHPGDAVAYQSWKLARQNSDLQVRSRLIAKGLKFAHTPTARKQIEQLLTDFTVESQKPAPTIPFYRLESVSELPRILPVVGEMPLQTSDLQAVPLVEEMGAFRIVKFAGEQAWVPLPGWQVVLAAQDPVVIISSSDRLPNPNYLPTESILVLCDRAQREWDADSYFVVDQGGELDFQWFDSPPEIKILGRIVVAIRPKKILDEEFSKDSWQYEE